A single genomic interval of Scyliorhinus torazame isolate Kashiwa2021f unplaced genomic scaffold, sScyTor2.1 scaffold_546, whole genome shotgun sequence harbors:
- the LOC140406455 gene encoding uncharacterized protein, with protein sequence MEKPWQCLDCGKGYRAPCLLEAHRRIHTGEKPFTCSQCEKGFTQLPHLQRHQQIHTGEKSFTCSQCEKRFTQLFHLQRHQRVHTGERPFTCSQCGKGFIQLCNLQLHQRVHTGERPFTCSQCEKGFTQLSNLQKHQRVHTGKRPFTCSQCGKGFTELFSLQKHQQICIGERPFICSQCGKGFTRLYNLLSHQRVHTGEKPFTCSQCEKGFRHSSTLRKHQRIHTGEKPFTCSQCGEGFRHSSTLQRHQRIHTGTKPFTCSQCEK encoded by the coding sequence ATGGAGaagccttggcaatgtttggactgtgggaagggatacagagccccatgtttgctggaagctcatcgacgcattcacacaggggagaagccattcacctgctctcagtgtgagaagggattcactcagttaccccatctgcagagacaccagcaaattcacactggggagaagtcattcacctgctctcagtgtgagaaaagattcactcagttattccatctacagagacaccagcgtgttcacactggggagaggccgttcacctgctctcagtgtgggaagggattcattcaattaTGCAACCTGCagttacatcagcgagttcacactggggagaggccattcacctgttctcagtgtgagaagggattcactcagttatccaacctgcagaaacatcagcgagttcacactgggaagaggccattcacctgctctcagtgtgggaagggattcactgagttattcagcctgcagaaacatcagcaaatttgcattggggagaggccattcatctgctctcagtgtgggaagggattcactcggttatacaATCtactgtcacaccagcgagttcacacaggggagaagccgttcacctgctctcaatgtgagaagggattcagacattcatccaccctgcggaaacaccagcggattcacactggggagaagccgttcacctgctctcagtgtggggagggattcagacattcatccaccctgcagagacaccagcggattcacactgggacgaagccgttcacctgctctcaatgtgagaagtga
- the LOC140406453 gene encoding uncharacterized protein: MTFVISFYRTLDWMLSQDLPVIVASGPEYHWPLNRENNEILPVTPPEKTASQSQQGQTVHVFCVHEAWLSNLERHSQSHTMEKPWKCGDYGKGFRSPSVLEIHQSSHTGERPFTCSECEKGFINSSSFLKHLQLHTRRRPFTCPECGKGFRHSSNLLIHQHVHTGERPVTCPECDKGSINTSGLLTHRRVHTGERPFTCSECGKGFSHSSNLLIHRRVHTGERLFTCTECGKAFINSSHLRKHQRVHTVERPFICSECGKGFTQ; the protein is encoded by the exons atgacttttgtcatCTCCTTTTACAGGACATTAGATTGGATGTTGAGTCAAGATCTGCCAGTCATCGttgcatcaggacctgaatatcattggcctttgaatcgAGAAAAT AACGAGATTTTACCAGTTACACCGCCAGAAAAAACAGCATCCCAATCACAGCAGGgacagaccgtacacgtgttctgtgtgcatGAGGCTtggttgtccaacctggagagacacagtcagagccacaccatggagaaaccgtggaaatgtggtgactatggaaagggattcagatccccttctgtgctggaaattcatcaaagcagtcacactggggagagaccgttcacctgctccgagtgtgagaAGGGTTTCATTAATTCATCCAGCTTCCTGAAGCACTTGCAGCTTCACACTAGGAGAAGgccgttcacctgtcctgagtgtgggaagggattcaggcatTCATCAAATTTACTGATACACCaacatgttcacactggggagaggccagtcacctgtcctgagtgtgatAAGGGATCCATTAATACATCCGGCTTGCTGACACACcgaagagttcacactggggagaggccgttcacttgttctgagtgtgggaagggattcagtcattcatcaaatttactgatacaccgacgggttcacactggggagaggctgttcacctgcactgagtgtgggaaagcattcattaattcatctcacctgcggaagcaccagcgagtacacactgtggagaggccattcatctgctcggagtgtgggaagggattcactcagtaa